A window of Halomonas sp. H10-9-1 contains these coding sequences:
- a CDS encoding adenosylcobinamide amidohydrolase — protein MTAARRQGPYLGERIVLEGDARCLHFRSARPLRTVSSALVGGGLGWARHFCNFHVSKDYAGHDPVADLHAWLAARELAPGESVAMMTAVRLAELTVVEARVSGISLTVAVTAGVGNAVDITAPLAGDPRPVVGTINTLVFLDAHLTDGALVNACLSVSEAKVRALAECGVRDPHTASPATGTSTDCLAIAATQRGVATPYAGSATGLGRALGRAVFEATCQALGPAGQEGLT, from the coding sequence ATGACCGCAGCGAGGCGGCAAGGGCCCTACCTGGGCGAGCGTATCGTCCTCGAGGGCGATGCGCGGTGCCTGCATTTCCGCTCGGCGCGGCCGCTGCGCACGGTGAGCAGCGCCTTGGTCGGCGGCGGACTCGGTTGGGCGCGCCACTTCTGCAATTTCCACGTCAGCAAGGACTATGCCGGCCATGACCCCGTGGCAGACCTGCATGCCTGGCTGGCAGCGCGTGAGTTGGCTCCGGGGGAGAGCGTGGCCATGATGACCGCGGTGCGCCTGGCGGAGCTCACGGTGGTGGAGGCGCGTGTCTCCGGCATCTCGCTGACGGTGGCGGTGACCGCCGGGGTGGGCAATGCGGTGGACATCACCGCGCCGCTTGCCGGCGACCCGCGTCCGGTCGTTGGCACCATCAACACCCTGGTCTTCCTCGACGCCCATCTGACCGACGGTGCCCTGGTCAATGCCTGCCTCTCGGTGAGCGAAGCCAAGGTGCGTGCCCTGGCCGAGTGCGGCGTGCGCGACCCCCATACCGCCAGCCCGGCGACCGGCACCTCCACCGACTGCCTGGCCATAGCCGCCACCCAGCGAGGGGTGGCCACTCCCTATGCCGGCTCCGCCACGGGGCTGGGACGCGCCCTGGGCCGAGCGGTGTTCGAGGCGACCTGCCAGGCACTCGGGCCGGCGGGCCAAGAGGGATTGACATGA
- the cobT gene encoding nicotinate-nucleotide--dimethylbenzimidazole phosphoribosyltransferase codes for MLNEVLAALCPADRSIAATVTARLDSLTKPVGSLGRLESLAVTLATQTGEAFPSVSPPGVLVFAADHGVVAEGVSAFPQDVTAQMVANFVTGGAGINVFARQIDARLEVIDVGVAAELGGEGVVDEKVRLGTANMAEADAMSRAEAVAALEAGMRAAERAIDAGCRCLIVGEMGIANTTASSALLAAFTDVPVASLIGRGAGIAESRLAHKQAVIERALMARAPDRDDPLDVLAKLGGLEIAAMAGAYLGGAARRVPLLVDGFIATVAALAACRLSPAARDYLIFAHLSHEPGHVHALAALDAQPLLDLGLCLGEGTGAALAFPLLESATRMLAEMATFDSAGITAGNVGNVDSVG; via the coding sequence ATGCTCAATGAAGTCCTCGCCGCCTTGTGTCCGGCCGATCGCTCCATCGCCGCGACCGTTACCGCTCGCCTGGACAGCCTTACCAAGCCGGTGGGTAGCCTCGGCCGCCTGGAGTCCCTCGCCGTGACGCTGGCCACACAGACCGGCGAGGCTTTTCCGAGCGTGTCGCCGCCCGGCGTGCTGGTGTTCGCCGCCGACCACGGTGTGGTCGCCGAGGGGGTCTCCGCCTTTCCCCAGGATGTCACCGCACAAATGGTGGCAAACTTCGTGACCGGCGGCGCCGGCATCAATGTCTTCGCTCGTCAGATCGATGCCCGTCTCGAGGTGATCGACGTGGGGGTGGCAGCCGAGCTTGGTGGCGAAGGGGTGGTGGACGAGAAGGTGCGGCTGGGCACCGCCAACATGGCCGAGGCGGACGCCATGAGCCGCGCTGAGGCCGTGGCGGCCCTCGAGGCGGGCATGCGTGCCGCCGAGCGAGCCATTGACGCCGGATGTCGCTGTCTGATCGTAGGCGAGATGGGCATCGCCAATACTACCGCGAGCAGTGCACTGCTCGCGGCCTTCACCGATGTTCCGGTGGCCAGCCTGATCGGGCGGGGTGCCGGCATTGCCGAGAGCCGCCTGGCCCATAAGCAGGCGGTCATCGAGCGTGCCCTGATGGCGCGCGCCCCGGATCGCGATGATCCCCTCGACGTGCTCGCCAAGCTGGGAGGCCTGGAGATCGCGGCCATGGCCGGCGCCTACCTGGGCGGGGCGGCGCGCCGCGTGCCGCTGTTGGTCGATGGCTTCATCGCCACGGTGGCGGCGCTCGCTGCCTGCCGGCTCAGCCCCGCCGCGCGGGACTACCTGATCTTTGCTCACCTCTCTCACGAACCGGGGCATGTGCATGCGCTCGCCGCGCTCGATGCCCAGCCGCTGCTCGACCTGGGGCTGTGCCTGGGTGAGGGTACGGGGGCAGCGCTTGCCTTCCCGCTGCTGGAATCGGCCACGCGCATGCTCGCCGAGATGGCGACCTTCGACAGCGCCGGTATCACCGCCGGCAATGTCGGCAATGTCGATAGCGTCGGCTGA